The genome window CAATTGAGCTTTAAGCTCATTGTACTATTAACTAAttgtatatttttgtatatttttctttaaaatatcaAGGCACCATCGTGTGTAACTGGAGAGAAATCATCATGCGCACCTGGCTTTGATTCAGAACTCTATGTATTCAAAGTCGATAGAGTTCATCTTCACATTGGCCGGAGGCTTGGTAAAGGTACGTTTTATGCGATTGACGCAGTAAAAGGCCTCGCCCTGGTTTTCTCATCAAAATGTGTTGGCTAATGATGAACTGGGGCCTATTTGatttataggctacagtgactTTTAACCATCAGCTTATAATGTTAACGATTTAATTCTGTGCAAGGCAAATTTATTCAAATTATTGTGGTAGATATTTCAAATAGTGTTACCTAAAGTTGATAGTAAAGTGACTTAACCTCAGAATTAACTTAAGATTTTGGGGAGTGACAGCACGTAGAGTGCCttatttttggttttgttttagCTTGTGATGACCCTGGTGCATCTGGAAGACAAGGCCACACTTGTTTCAGCTATCAAATGTTGCATTTTCTCACTGCTGCATTAATCTAGGAGGGCTACATTAGACGTTGGGCTGCCCCACCTGGTAAGAATGGCTGCAGTTTGTTGAGATGCAGCTGGCCTCATCCCTGGCTGTTGATCTCTCTTTCCTTTATATTTTTTAAGTTTCAATAGGCCATACTCGGAAGACTAAAAAAACTCCAGACCATTTTCAAATTTATTTGAGAATTGTGTTGTGGACATGAATACTTCTAAATTTCCCTGATTGTGTAGTTTCAAGTGTTTTAAAGTAAGACAAAGCAGTCATTTTAACCTAAAGTTGTTGATCAGGTAGGATCAGGACCTCTTAGTTGTTTTTTGATTAACTGGGTATTGTCTTAGCGCTAAATATGGCATTGAATATTGATGCCAAGGGGAGTAGATATCAATTATTTTACTGTGTTGCTTTTATGTTGTAAGAGCTTTTGGAAAAGTTGAGATCCACTAATGTTTCGGTCATCCAGGTTCAGTCAGGCTCAATGTCTCTGCAGGCTTCTATGGGTGTGCTTGAGCAAGCCTTAACGTGACCAGGTGGGACAAACAGGTTCTGCTTCTGCAggagatttttcttttcttttctctctctctctttgggggAGGGGAAGTGTCTGTGTGGTTTCTTAAGCTGTAAAATAGTATCACAAGCACTGAAGCCTCAGAAGTCACAAAATGGATGGGgggggctaaaaaaaaaaagataaacatccTTTTATCACAAGATGGTTGTAGCCTCAATTGGTCTAGCTGACGAGGTACTGCGCTCTAGTGTGTGTTCATTCCATTCAGTTGAAAAATGATATGGCAGTTAGCTGGGTACTTTCCCTTTGCCTATGCTATAACACTAGACCTGTTCTGGTCCGTCATCTTTTAGTTTAGTTTCTTACCACTCATTCAAAATTACAGCAAACAGGAACATGGTAATCTTCTGATCATCTTCATCCTTTATCTTTAGCTGGCTTTGTAATAATTGAAGGAATGTTACAGAAGATAAAACCTCTTTGTGCTTTTCTGAGGCCCCTTATCAAATGCTTTACAAAGCAGCACTGTGGTCACATAAAAggccatttattcatttgtgcTCATCGGTTACAACGATAACGGCCACTTCCTCCACTTAGAGCATTAACAGCTAGCCCATAGGTCAGAGAGTGAGACCAGTGTGGCCATTAGCACTAGAGGATGGACTGAAATGTTCAGTGTTGCATAATAGTCACTAATCCAACCCCCCAACCCTCCTTTCTTTCCTCTGCAGTGGTTTTCGATGACTGTACCGGCCGCAAACGAATTGTGTTGGATTCGGCAGACAGCCGTTTTAAAGTGGACACTGATGGAACAGTGAAGCTGAAGAGACAAGTGACCCTGCATGATGGACACAAGAGGTTTTCACTGCACGCGTGGGACTCCCAAGGCAGGAAGCACACAGTGGCTGTTCGTGTGGAGCTCGACCGGcctcaccagcaccaccaccaccaggtgGACTTGCACCAGATGGACTTGCACCAGGTAGCCACAGGCAGCACAAGATGGAACAACACTGACCTCTGTTGACTGACTTTTCTTAAAACCTGCAATTTGTCTTACTTGTCTGTAGTGTTCAGGGAAAATGCACACCTTTGTTTTATAGCAGAGGTTTTCAACCAATGGTGTGCAGCCCATTGGTCAGAAGGCATTGTGGGTAGCCCATGACATGCATTAAGTAATGTAGTTTCACTGTGAGAATCAGTTCTTTTTACCCCACACCTCACAACAGTGTTCCACAGGTGGTGTCTTAATCAGAATGTCAGAATGGCGGCCCCTGGGTCACAATCAGTTGTAAAAACTTGTTTGATTACATTTGAATTGGTTAAAGATAATTCAGTGTGTAAAGTGTATTagcttgttggttcatttgGTCACACTTTAACTCCACAGCCTGATGTGACTGAAGCAGTTCCAGCCGTGCCAGTCCTGGTGTTTCCAAAGTCATTTGGTGGTctaaggaggaggaagagggattGGATTATCCCTCCCATCAACTTTCCTGAAAACTCCAGAGGCCCTTTTCCACTGAAGATGgtgcaggtatgtgtgtggtatggatggtgaagtgtgtgttttgttgggaTAATATGGATAGATTATTGACTGAATAAATTTGACTTCTAGATAAAAACCAGCTATGCTAAGGAGGTGAAGATCATCTACAGCATTACTGGTCAAGGGGCAGACGACCTTTTTACAATTGACCGTAAGACGGGATGGCTTTACGTCACTCAGCCCTTGGACAGAGAACAACAGCCTTCCTATACGGtaaagtttttaaaaataacccTGTTGGAGTTTTAAAGACTGGGGGCATCCAGTGACTCTTAGCAAATtcatgattttgtttttatcctACCCCTCAGCTTCTTGCCCATGCAGTATCAGATGGTGGTGGGAAAGCAGAGGAGCCCATGGAAATCAATGTCCTTGTAATTGACCTAAATGATAACAGGCCTATCTTTGTGAAAGATCCTTTCCTGGGAAGTGTTGCAGAAGCATCAAAAATAGGTTTGTcaattgtagtgtgtgtgtgtgtgtgtacgcatatATATTGTTCTTCCTGTTTCATGTCAGAATTAGTTGCTTGGTCACTTTAGTTTTCTAGGCTTTATTGTGTTTAAGGTTTTCGTTGTGAATTTGATGCTTATTTGTTCTTGTACAGGCACTGAGTTTATGGCCGTTAATGCCACTGACGCTGATGAGCCTGGAAATGCAAACGCTGACGTCAGATACAAAATCCTGAGTCAAGATCCACCAATACCACTAAAGGATATGTTTGACATCAATCCTTTAACAGGAAAAATCAGGGTGAAGAACAGTGGGCTGGATAAAGAGGTACACTTTGACCATGAAAAGTCCTGCTTTATCATGTGTTCTGATCTGACTACTCTCTGATTATGAATTCATTCAGGTTTGTTAAGAATGAATTGTAAGAAAATAGTTTGAAGTGTTTCGTTCCCTTGGTCTGATTCAGAGTTGATGCAGAGGCATCCTATGCAGTATTTAGGATGGGGAAGATTGATAGAAAACAAGTAGGAGAGAAGGAtgggggggggaaaaaaaaaaaaaaaaaaaaaaaaaactccctgaAGAAGGTTActccaaagtccttttaggcaagtccctccactcggcggccatattgcaatgctttttgggcactcatcgggcatcctatatGATTGGCACggtgtcttcacaacacacctcatgattggctcaatgtattcacatgtcgacgttttgccgaggaaggggtgggatatgtgtagacaacggccatattggcgttacaaactagtcccatgcatttttatggaggatttttgagtgctgtctcctcattagaaagtctctggttactATGACAGGCCAGCAAACCCTTCTTCTATTTCTGTGAGCTTTTTGTTTGGccgtttgcaaacggagtgcattactgccatctgctggactaaggtgtaatggcaagtgtaccctgtagcctcctTCTGGCCACCGGGTAATTAAGGCGAATGGACAGTTTAACCCAGTTCCTGCCTATAGCAGATAATTTTGTCCTCGTAGGTAACGTTGACATGACACTGTGAGTAGACGTGGTGCACTGACATTCACAATTGCTCAGAGTCCGGGTGCCACATCACTGTGGctatggctgtgccctctcacagtttatgaatggtcagtagtgggaaccaCTGTCTCCTTcgcgatttccttttaaaagtttcttataaaaaggagatcaattatcaacaatgacaagccagctggaacctgccgctctctccctctcgtggcGCTCaaacgcgttcccaattaaatggagtagcataacgtagttggatctgctgcaatggagatcTACAAAGAGTATCATCTCaatgtaacatgctgttttgatattgacattgtaaatgttctctaagaagagtgtaaagcagtttgcagtaaagttaGCCACAACGTTATCTATCGCTGGAAAGTAGTTTGGCCACCCCTGGTCTAATGTGTAGGACCTGAATCGGTGACCTCCATTGTGTTGAAGTCCAACCTACTCTTTACTGTACTCTTATTAACACTAACATTGAGATATGAGTGATGAGTGAGATTTGAGAATCATGTTGGTATTTGACTAATGAATAAATTctatacatttgtttttgcatttccAGAAAATTCATGAGTACACTTTGGAAATTCAAGCAGCTGACAATGAAGGAAATGGTCTACTAGCCGAGAGTGCAAAGCAATTATTACCGTAACTGACAGCAATGACAATGCTCCAAAGTTTGACCCATCTCAGGTAAGCCAGGCATGAATTTGGTGGAAGGGTGGAAGCCTGACTATAACTATAGGTGCTTCTCAAAAAAATTGAATATTGTAAAAAACTCCATTGACCTACTAGACTGAGAGATTAAATGGGAGGAAACATTTCTGTGTTCATTCTGCTAATATTTTGAAATACTGGATTTCTGATTTCCATTAGCTGTTAAGGGTAAATGAAAGTTTCGGTCATCAAGAATAATCAAGATTAATACAAAAAagcttgaaatatttcactttatgtgTGAATCTATAATAAAtgaaagtttcactttttgaaataaattacgTGGAAGAAATTCAATTTTTCATGATATTCAAAATAGttttagatgcacctgtatatCGCTAATGGTGAAAACTACAGTTTTAAGTGTCCTTAATAAGCTAATAAGTGCACCTGTATATCGATAATGATGACTACAGTTTTAAGTGTCCTTAATAAGTGTGATGTTCACaccacagacaaaaacatgaaGAATGTTGGACAGTGTGAATGTTTATATGGTCATGGTTCTAGGAGTCTTTATTTTCATTGGTTGCCTGTGGCCTGGGCTCAAAAAAACACAGAAGTGAGCCTGAAGAATGCACGAGAATAGAGGAGTAAAGTGGAACAGTTAGAATGATCTGATGTAGCCTACGTGTTTTCATTCTAAGGAACAGCTCTTTTTGCTGACGTTGTTTTGCTTTTCTAGTACACGGTGACTGTGCCTGAGAACAAAGTGGGGGAAGTGGTGGTGAAGATGCCTGTAACGGACGACGATGATCCCAACACCTCTGCCTCAGCAGCCAAATTCAAGATCATCAGTGGAGACCCAGCAGGGATGTTCAGTGTTGAGACAGGCCCCAACAAACAGGAGGGCATCATCAAGACTGCCAAGGTGTCTGAAATGGCTCTTGCCatcttttgaatgaagtttttttgttttgtttttccttctttttccccatccctccatcctaactaagtgtttgtgtttactgcGGTCATCTACCTAGCCTCTGGACTTTGAAGCTGTGGCCAAGTACACGCTGGTGGTAGCAGTGGAGAACGAAATCCCGTTTGCAGTTGCTCTGCCAACATCCACTGCTCAGGTGGTGGTGAATGTTGGGGATGTCAACGAGGCTCCCATCTTCAGTCCAGCAGAGAAGACCATTTCTAAGCCTGAAAATGTACCTGTTGGCACACCACTAGTGGAGTACTTAGCCAGAGATCCTGACACCGCTATGAAGCAGAAAGTGACGTGAGTGCTTGTGCCAATTTGATGTTTCAGCGCATACTCCCACATTCCTACCAAATGTTCACATATTCCCCATAGAGCTGCAACATCTATTATAATCAATTAGTTGTCAATATTAGATTTTATCCTCAAATATGTTGACAGTCCTCAATTAATTAGGTTGAGTGTTCAGTAAGTCAAAATTCTTAAAATTTAATATCAAAGGCATATTTCTTTACTTCTCTGTGACTAAACTAAACTCTTTCGGACCTGGAAAAGTTTAAAATGTTGCAGGAACATGGGAAGTCTAAAAAGTTGTAGGCCTTAAAAAGGACTTAAAAACATagacactaccagtcaaaagtttggagagacatttccattccattgcaaaggcacattctgtttactaatctgatataattttaaaaggctaactgagaaaacataggagaacccttttgcaattatgtatgTAAGCATACAATGTAAGCTGAACACTGCTGCCCTAAGTTTTTAAATACTTAAAGTGCTTCTTTACAGGTACAAAGTAGGCAGCGATCCAGCT of Alosa alosa isolate M-15738 ecotype Scorff River chromosome 14, AALO_Geno_1.1, whole genome shotgun sequence contains these proteins:
- the LOC125307255 gene encoding LOW QUALITY PROTEIN: B-cadherin-like (The sequence of the model RefSeq protein was modified relative to this genomic sequence to represent the inferred CDS: deleted 2 bases in 1 codon) — translated: MEVCWCLRFGAFLLLLQAPSCVTGEKSSCAPGFDSELYVFKVDRVHLHIGRRLGKVVFDDCTGRKRIVLDSADSRFKVDTDGTVKLKRQVTLHDGHKRFSLHAWDSQGRKHTVAVRVELDRPHQHHHHQVDLHQMDLHQPDVTEAVPAVPVLVFPKSFGGLRRRKRDWIIPPINFPENSRGPFPLKMVQIKTSYAKEVKIIYSITGQGADDLFTIDRKTGWLYVTQPLDREQQPSYTLLAHAVSDGGGKAEEPMEINVLVIDLNDNRPIFVKDPFLGSVAEASKIGTEFMAVNATDADEPGNANADVRYKILSQDPPIPLKDMFDINPLTGKIRVKNSGLDKEKIHEYTLEIQAADNEGNGLLAESAAIITVTDSNDNAPKFDPSQYTVTVPENKVGEVVVKMPVTDDDDPNTSASAAKFKIISGDPAGMFSVETGPNKQEGIIKTAKPLDFEAVAKYTLVVAVENEIPFAVALPTSTAQVVVNVGDVNEAPIFSPAEKTISKPENVPVGTPLVEYLARDPDTAMKQKVTYKVGSDPAGWLSVEKDSGIIKVKTDMDRESTFVKDGLYKALILAMDDDLVPATGTGTLIIQLEDVNDNPPAVVERLVKVCNEEPPPILLAVTDQDTESNGPPYGVQMTGDSAKNWTATMNDTSTGIILRLKNKLPEAKYSIRLDVRDTHGLSHVSIVEAQVCNCKGADFACTDRDIGAAGFGLPVILGILGGVLALLLLVLFLLMFMRRKSNMKKDPLLPEDDIRDNIYYYDEEGGGEDDQDYDLSVLHRGLDNRPEVFRNDVIPTFMPAPQYRPRPANPEDIGNFIDDNLKAADNDPTAPPYDSLLVFDYEGAGSEAGSLSSLNSSSSGGDQDYDCINEWGPRFKKLADMYGGGEEE